A single genomic interval of Salinarchaeum sp. IM2453 harbors:
- a CDS encoding 2,5-diamino-6-(ribosylamino)-4(3H)-pyrimidinone 5'-phosphate reductase: MDILVNAAISVDGKLSNADREQVAISGSSDFDRVDQIRAERDAIMVGVGTVIADDPHLDLDDPALQQQRKQRGEQPNPIRVVADSDGRTPLDARVLDDVAETYILTAETINPKRKRQLEKAGATVIVAGDNKVNLPAAIDELEDHGIESMLIEGGGELLYSVFAHGLVDKLSVYIGSMIIGGRDAPTLVDGEGFDEDFPKLSLETVTQIDDGVLLEYTLER; encoded by the coding sequence ATGGACATCCTCGTAAACGCGGCAATAAGTGTTGATGGAAAGCTCTCGAATGCAGATCGGGAACAGGTTGCGATTAGTGGTTCTAGTGATTTTGATCGTGTTGACCAGATACGGGCAGAACGTGATGCAATTATGGTTGGAGTGGGGACAGTAATTGCGGATGATCCGCATTTAGATCTTGATGATCCAGCGTTGCAACAGCAGCGGAAACAGCGGGGGGAGCAGCCAAACCCAATTCGAGTAGTTGCTGATTCAGATGGCCGAACTCCGTTAGATGCTCGAGTCCTTGATGACGTTGCTGAAACGTATATACTAACAGCGGAAACAATCAACCCCAAGCGAAAGCGGCAACTCGAAAAAGCAGGCGCAACAGTGATAGTAGCAGGAGATAATAAGGTTAACCTGCCAGCTGCGATTGATGAGCTTGAGGATCATGGAATTGAGTCGATGTTAATTGAAGGCGGTGGGGAGTTACTCTATTCAGTTTTTGCACACGGATTGGTCGATAAACTATCAGTGTACATTGGGTCGATGATAATCGGGGGACGAGATGCGCCAACACTCGTTGATGGGGAAGGATTTGACGAAGACTTTCCAAAATTATCGCTTGAAACAGTCACGCAAATTGATGACGGGGTATTACTTGAGTATACACTAGAACGGTAA
- the guaB gene encoding IMP dehydrogenase produces MANNVSESGFFSEKLDVPEALTFDDVLLRPKKSTVEPDEANLSTQVSTNVSLNVPVLSAAMDTVTESEMAIGMARQGGLGVIHRNRDIEWAVEQVNRVKQADELVIDREDVVTARPEQSVQEVDRMMEREGIGGAPVVDEDDRVLGIISGTDVRPHLEVAEEDPVREAMTDEVVTASQDIDAREAFDLMYEHKIERVPVVDSENRLTGLVTMAGVIERREYTDAVRDENGKLRVGVAVGPFDYERAQRVDEAGADILFIDTAHAHNQNVIDGAKEIKASVDADVVVGNIGTREAAEDLAEFADGMKVGIGPGSICTTRIVSGAGMPQISAIAQVADVAAEYDIPVIADGGIRYSGDAIKAIAAGADAVMLGSYFAGTDEAPGRVITMNGKKYKQYRGMGSVGAMKSGDPEENRYLKDEPDEEEYVPEGVEAATPYKGTLESELHQLTGGMQSGMGYVGAETIPEFKDRAEFVRVSSAGQRESHAHDVVITDEAPNYSPDQE; encoded by the coding sequence ATGGCGAACAACGTTTCAGAATCAGGTTTTTTCTCCGAGAAATTGGACGTTCCGGAGGCGCTGACTTTTGACGATGTTTTATTACGGCCAAAAAAGAGTACTGTTGAGCCTGACGAAGCAAATCTATCAACACAGGTGTCAACAAATGTTTCGCTAAACGTTCCAGTACTGTCGGCTGCCATGGATACAGTAACTGAAAGTGAAATGGCAATTGGAATGGCCCGACAGGGGGGCCTGGGCGTTATCCATCGAAATCGTGATATTGAGTGGGCAGTTGAACAGGTCAATCGTGTCAAACAGGCTGACGAGCTAGTCATTGACCGAGAAGACGTTGTTACTGCCCGACCAGAGCAGTCAGTGCAAGAAGTTGATCGGATGATGGAACGAGAAGGAATTGGGGGTGCACCAGTCGTCGATGAAGATGACCGGGTTCTGGGAATTATTTCTGGAACAGACGTGCGTCCGCATCTGGAAGTTGCTGAGGAAGATCCGGTGCGAGAAGCAATGACGGATGAAGTCGTCACTGCATCACAGGACATCGACGCTCGGGAAGCATTTGATTTAATGTACGAGCATAAAATCGAACGGGTTCCTGTTGTTGACAGTGAAAATAGACTCACGGGATTAGTCACGATGGCTGGCGTTATTGAGCGCCGTGAATACACGGACGCTGTTCGAGACGAGAACGGTAAGCTTCGTGTTGGTGTTGCAGTCGGGCCATTTGACTATGAGCGTGCACAGCGCGTTGATGAAGCTGGGGCAGATATTCTATTTATCGATACGGCACACGCACATAATCAAAACGTCATCGACGGAGCGAAGGAGATCAAAGCCTCCGTTGATGCAGATGTTGTCGTTGGAAACATTGGCACTCGCGAAGCAGCAGAAGACTTAGCTGAATTTGCAGACGGAATGAAAGTTGGTATTGGCCCAGGTTCAATCTGTACAACGCGAATTGTGTCCGGTGCTGGAATGCCACAGATTTCAGCTATTGCGCAAGTCGCTGATGTTGCTGCTGAGTATGACATTCCAGTAATTGCCGACGGAGGTATCCGATACTCAGGTGATGCAATCAAAGCAATTGCTGCCGGAGCTGATGCAGTGATGCTTGGATCGTACTTTGCTGGTACTGACGAAGCGCCTGGCCGAGTTATTACGATGAACGGCAAGAAGTACAAGCAGTACCGAGGAATGGGATCGGTTGGAGCGATGAAATCCGGAGACCCAGAAGAGAATCGATATCTCAAGGATGAGCCTGACGAGGAAGAGTATGTACCAGAAGGTGTTGAAGCAGCAACACCATACAAAGGAACGCTTGAAAGTGAGCTTCACCAGCTCACTGGTGGTATGCAGTCCGGAATGGGATATGTTGGTGCAGAGACAATCCCAGAATTCAAAGATCGTGCAGAGTTCGTGCGTGTTTCATCAGCTGGGCAGCGAGAAAGCCACGCACATGACGTTGTCATAACAGACGAAGCACCAAATTACAGCCCAGATCAAGAATAA
- the msrB gene encoding peptide-methionine (R)-S-oxide reductase MsrB, whose protein sequence is MSKLPESEEEWKEQLDSEEYHILREAGTETPHTGEHVDRFEDGTYRCAGCGVVLFDSDTKFDHGCGWPSFWEAANDDTIEYREDRSHGMVRTEVVCKNCEGHLGHVFEDGPEPTGKRFCINSVALDFEPEE, encoded by the coding sequence ATGTCCAAACTCCCCGAATCAGAAGAAGAATGGAAAGAGCAACTTGATTCAGAAGAGTATCATATCCTCCGCGAGGCAGGTACTGAAACGCCACATACAGGCGAACATGTTGATCGCTTTGAAGATGGCACATACCGCTGTGCTGGCTGTGGTGTTGTGCTATTCGACTCAGACACCAAATTCGATCATGGATGTGGCTGGCCAAGCTTCTGGGAAGCAGCGAATGATGATACAATAGAATATCGCGAAGATCGGAGCCACGGAATGGTACGAACTGAAGTTGTCTGTAAAAACTGTGAAGGACACCTGGGACACGTCTTCGAGGACGGTCCAGAACCAACTGGTAAACGATTCTGCATCAATTCCGTTGCACTTGACTTTGAACCTGAGGAATAG
- a CDS encoding DHH family phosphoesterase, whose product MSSGVGVSAMSSYAILGCGSVGFAVAERLSEQGKDVLIIDRDEDRVEALRDQDLNAKTADMTEQSTAEAIANRDVVLMMAADAQTNQAALEQLREVSDDPYVVVRADDPISSNELEAAGADVVINPSDVIADYAVRSLETGELEHKVAQLVEVLGEADRKVGILTHDSPDPDSIASAAALQAIAEHVGVEADILYDGDLGHQENRAFVNLLDLGLQEWDEVEKSEYDLFAVVDLGEEEVDADYDILIDHHEPEEIPEIKFVDIRPNVSSTSTILTKYTQELDLNVSEAVATALLYGIRAETVDFKEETTPADLTAAAYLHPFADHDTLEQVESPSMSPETLDVLAEAIQNRDVRGSHLVSNAGYITERDALNQAAQHLLNLEGISTTAVFGIAEDTIYLAARSKDIRLDIGKVLQDAYEEIGETAGHSTQANVRVPMGIFTGVEVTEDNRDTLLELTEKAVKQRLFEAMGVDSGEGNGS is encoded by the coding sequence ATGAGTAGCGGAGTAGGTGTCTCGGCAATGTCTTCATATGCGATTCTCGGGTGCGGTAGTGTTGGATTTGCCGTTGCAGAGCGTCTTTCCGAGCAGGGAAAGGATGTGCTGATTATAGATCGTGATGAGGACAGAGTTGAGGCACTCCGCGATCAAGATTTGAACGCCAAGACGGCGGATATGACCGAACAGTCAACCGCCGAAGCAATTGCTAACCGAGATGTTGTGCTAATGATGGCTGCTGACGCGCAGACCAATCAAGCTGCACTTGAACAGCTTCGAGAAGTATCCGATGATCCATATGTTGTTGTGCGGGCAGATGACCCAATATCAAGTAACGAGCTCGAAGCGGCTGGTGCTGATGTAGTAATTAACCCATCTGACGTCATCGCAGATTATGCAGTTCGTTCGCTTGAGACGGGAGAATTGGAGCACAAGGTAGCCCAACTTGTAGAGGTGCTCGGGGAAGCCGACAGGAAAGTGGGGATTCTGACCCACGATAGTCCAGACCCGGATTCGATCGCAAGCGCAGCAGCGCTACAGGCAATTGCGGAGCACGTTGGAGTCGAGGCAGACATTCTCTATGACGGCGATTTAGGACATCAAGAGAATCGTGCATTCGTAAATCTGCTAGATTTAGGACTGCAAGAATGGGATGAGGTTGAGAAATCGGAATATGATCTCTTTGCGGTGGTCGACTTAGGCGAAGAGGAAGTTGACGCTGACTATGACATCCTAATTGATCATCACGAGCCAGAGGAGATACCTGAGATCAAATTTGTCGATATTCGTCCGAATGTCTCCTCGACATCAACCATTCTCACAAAATATACACAAGAGTTGGACTTGAATGTCAGTGAGGCTGTGGCAACAGCATTGTTGTACGGGATTCGTGCAGAAACCGTTGATTTCAAGGAAGAAACTACACCAGCGGACCTAACGGCGGCTGCATACTTACATCCGTTTGCTGATCATGACACATTAGAGCAAGTTGAGTCGCCGTCAATGTCGCCTGAAACGCTCGATGTGTTAGCTGAAGCAATTCAGAATCGAGATGTCAGAGGATCACACTTAGTTTCAAATGCAGGATATATTACTGAACGTGATGCATTGAACCAAGCCGCTCAACACTTACTCAATCTTGAAGGGATTTCAACGACGGCTGTCTTTGGAATTGCTGAGGACACAATCTATCTTGCAGCCCGGTCTAAAGATATTCGTCTTGATATTGGGAAAGTTCTGCAGGATGCATACGAAGAAATCGGGGAAACAGCAGGTCACTCCACACAAGCGAATGTCAGGGTTCCAATGGGGATTTTTACCGGCGTGGAAGTCACAGAAGACAACCGAGATACCTTACTTGAGTTGACAGAAAAAGCTGTAAAGCAACGGCTCTTCGAAGCGATGGGCGTCGACAGTGGCGAAGGAAACGGGTCCTAG
- a CDS encoding PRC-barrel domain-containing protein gives MNNEPQEITALVDLDVYSNSGVYVGKVEDLRIDSGANQVTGLALHRVNDDLFDNDINRSRGVIIPYRWIQAVGDIVIVSDVIERVSDDPEEAEGNEHQN, from the coding sequence ATGAACAACGAACCGCAGGAAATCACTGCGCTTGTTGATCTGGATGTTTATTCGAACAGTGGTGTTTATGTTGGGAAAGTTGAAGATCTCCGCATTGATTCAGGTGCAAATCAGGTAACTGGATTAGCACTTCATCGTGTCAACGATGATTTGTTTGATAATGACATTAATCGTAGCCGTGGTGTAATTATTCCATACCGATGGATTCAGGCAGTCGGTGATATTGTCATTGTCAGTGATGTTATTGAGCGGGTTTCAGACGATCCAGAGGAAGCCGAAGGTAACGAACATCAAAATTAG
- a CDS encoding heavy metal-associated domain-containing protein, translated as MTTELTVEGMTCEKCEEVVEEALEMADGVESAEADRYDKVAIVEGSVDDIDTLIEQVELAGYEASE; from the coding sequence ATGACAACAGAATTGACTGTTGAAGGCATGACATGCGAGAAATGCGAAGAAGTTGTTGAAGAGGCACTTGAGATGGCAGACGGCGTTGAGTCTGCCGAAGCAGACCGATATGACAAGGTTGCTATCGTCGAGGGATCTGTCGACGACATTGATACCCTGATTGAACAAGTCGAGTTGGCTGGCTACGAGGCATCCGAGTAA
- a CDS encoding HAD-IIA family hydrolase, whose translation MSTFDGVILDVDGTLVVGSEPISGAVDGFNTLVDAGIQPLLLSNNPTESAHYYRDRLLSCGFDVETASVLTSATITGEYLVRNHPEANLYVVGESGLRDALTDRGLSLTSDPTQADIVVGSIDRGFDYEVLSRGVEALEHARLFVLTDPDPTIPTDGRPMPGSGAVVAALEAAADRSPDITTGKPSTIATDTALNRLSVTPERCLVIGDRLNTDIAMGNRAGMTTALVTTGITDRDTISSSDHRPDYVLDSLAAVDQVL comes from the coding sequence ATGAGTACGTTTGACGGTGTAATCCTTGATGTAGATGGCACACTTGTTGTCGGCTCAGAACCGATTTCTGGTGCAGTTGATGGATTTAACACGCTTGTTGATGCCGGTATTCAACCATTGTTACTCTCAAATAATCCAACCGAATCTGCACACTATTATCGTGATCGGCTCCTTTCCTGTGGTTTTGATGTCGAAACAGCTTCTGTCTTGACTTCAGCAACGATTACTGGTGAATATCTTGTTCGCAATCATCCTGAAGCTAATCTCTATGTCGTTGGTGAATCCGGTCTCCGTGATGCCCTTACTGACCGTGGTCTCTCGCTAACCTCTGATCCAACACAGGCCGACATTGTTGTTGGCTCAATCGATCGTGGTTTTGATTATGAGGTCCTCTCGCGCGGAGTGGAGGCTCTTGAGCACGCGCGCTTGTTCGTACTGACTGACCCTGACCCGACAATCCCAACAGACGGACGGCCAATGCCCGGGTCTGGTGCAGTGGTTGCAGCACTTGAAGCGGCTGCTGACCGGTCACCAGATATTACGACCGGAAAACCCTCTACAATTGCTACAGATACAGCGCTAAACCGACTTTCTGTTACTCCAGAACGTTGTCTTGTCATTGGTGATCGGCTAAACACAGATATCGCGATGGGTAACCGTGCTGGGATGACAACTGCACTTGTGACTACTGGGATTACTGACCGAGATACAATCTCTTCTTCAGACCACCGGCCAGATTATGTTCTTGATTCATTGGCCGCTGTAGATCAGGTACTATAA
- a CDS encoding alpha/beta fold hydrolase, with protein sequence MTWRSKLALAGIGAVGAAINKSLAESGGSISPGVLGAQETYRWRGQDIAYTETGPEDGPEVVCLHDVDVAGSSFEFRELVAELSETYRVIIPDLPGFGRSDRPKLKYSATLYQSFLQSFLEDVTDQPYIIASGTTASYAANIVTQDTAEQLTLIEPADYTVARSATMLMLLRSPVIGTAMHNFITSKVGLSWIGRKDFYSDVQANSDILDYRWKTAHQPGSRFVTAARLTGYLDPEERLESILADVTVPTTLLWGRESTTESLKRGRTLANEADCRLIVLDDTRRRPHMEYPADVAGALVERIPEFGTP encoded by the coding sequence ATGACATGGCGCTCAAAGCTGGCATTGGCAGGGATCGGGGCTGTTGGAGCGGCGATAAACAAGAGTCTTGCAGAGAGTGGCGGAAGTATCTCCCCAGGAGTGCTCGGAGCACAGGAGACATACCGATGGCGGGGACAGGATATTGCGTATACCGAGACAGGTCCCGAAGATGGACCTGAGGTCGTGTGCCTTCACGATGTTGATGTCGCAGGTTCAAGCTTTGAGTTTAGAGAACTCGTAGCTGAACTTTCCGAAACATATCGAGTTATTATTCCAGACCTGCCAGGATTTGGCCGATCAGATCGACCAAAGCTCAAATACTCAGCAACACTGTATCAGTCATTTTTACAGAGTTTTCTTGAGGACGTAACCGACCAGCCATACATCATTGCATCAGGAACAACAGCAAGCTACGCAGCGAATATCGTAACACAAGATACAGCAGAGCAATTAACGTTGATTGAACCAGCGGACTATACTGTCGCTCGGTCAGCAACGATGCTGATGTTGCTCCGGTCACCTGTAATTGGGACAGCGATGCATAATTTCATTACAAGTAAAGTTGGACTCTCATGGATTGGTCGGAAGGATTTCTACAGTGATGTGCAAGCTAACTCAGATATACTGGATTATCGGTGGAAAACAGCGCATCAACCGGGAAGTCGGTTTGTCACCGCAGCACGATTAACTGGATATCTTGATCCAGAAGAACGTCTTGAATCGATTCTTGCGGACGTTACTGTTCCGACGACACTGCTGTGGGGACGAGAGTCCACAACAGAGTCACTCAAGCGGGGTAGAACCCTCGCTAATGAAGCGGATTGCCGATTGATAGTACTCGATGATACGCGGCGACGACCACATATGGAGTACCCGGCCGATGTTGCCGGAGCCCTTGTTGAACGTATCCCTGAGTTTGGCACACCGTGA
- a CDS encoding deoxyribodipyrimidine photo-lyase → MQIHWHRRDLRASDNMALSKAASQGSVLPVFIFDPELLDIAGSPRVAAMLDALKHLRSWYREQGSDLLVKHGNPREILPELAEEYDATGVTWNRAYTKIARERDADVRQVLDDHDITRNAYHDAVHHKPGSITTNNGDPYSVYTYYWKKWRDRDKESSYGTPDKESLVEITGKPLPTLSDLDIDQPEATVPEIGTELARKRLLEFCDGPIYEYEEKRDYPAAECTSRLSADLTFGTIGIREVYEKTQEAYENAETDSEEESVQEFQSQLGWREFYIQVLWANPDLVTENFKEYENEIQWRSDPEALQAWKDGKTGYPIVDAGMRQLREEAYMHNRVRMIVASFLTKDLLIDWREGYKWFKEKLSDHNTANNNGGWQWAASTGTDAQPYFRIFNPMSQGERYDPDAEYIKKYVPELQDADPEVIHSWNECSLTQRRRAASDYPDPIVDHSEQREKAMQMFKRARGDLDD, encoded by the coding sequence ATGCAAATTCACTGGCATCGACGTGATTTACGCGCAAGTGATAATATGGCTCTTTCGAAGGCCGCCAGTCAAGGATCAGTTCTTCCAGTGTTTATTTTTGATCCTGAGTTGCTCGATATCGCAGGGTCACCGCGAGTGGCGGCAATGCTGGATGCACTCAAGCACCTTCGATCGTGGTATCGAGAACAGGGAAGCGATCTGTTAGTTAAGCATGGAAACCCGCGGGAAATTCTTCCAGAGTTGGCAGAAGAATACGACGCGACAGGTGTAACGTGGAATCGTGCATATACAAAGATTGCTCGTGAACGTGACGCCGATGTACGACAGGTACTAGATGATCATGATATCACACGTAATGCATATCACGATGCAGTACACCACAAGCCGGGATCAATCACGACAAACAATGGGGATCCATATTCGGTATACACATATTACTGGAAAAAATGGCGTGATCGGGACAAAGAGTCCTCGTATGGCACACCAGATAAGGAAAGCTTAGTTGAGATAACGGGGAAACCACTGCCAACACTGTCGGATCTGGACATCGATCAGCCGGAAGCAACAGTGCCAGAAATTGGAACAGAACTTGCCCGAAAACGACTATTGGAGTTCTGCGACGGACCAATCTATGAATATGAAGAAAAGCGGGACTATCCAGCAGCAGAGTGCACATCGCGGCTGTCAGCCGATCTTACCTTTGGCACAATAGGAATACGAGAAGTCTACGAGAAGACACAGGAAGCGTACGAGAACGCGGAGACAGACTCAGAGGAAGAAAGTGTCCAAGAATTTCAGTCACAGCTTGGGTGGCGTGAATTTTACATTCAGGTACTGTGGGCAAATCCCGACCTTGTCACAGAGAATTTCAAAGAGTATGAAAACGAAATTCAGTGGCGATCTGATCCGGAAGCACTCCAAGCTTGGAAAGACGGGAAGACAGGCTATCCAATTGTTGATGCTGGAATGAGACAACTCAGAGAGGAGGCATACATGCATAATCGAGTTCGAATGATCGTCGCATCATTCCTCACTAAAGATCTCCTAATTGACTGGCGTGAAGGATACAAGTGGTTCAAAGAAAAGCTCTCTGATCACAATACGGCAAACAACAACGGTGGATGGCAGTGGGCAGCATCGACCGGAACTGATGCCCAGCCGTATTTCCGGATTTTTAATCCGATGTCACAGGGCGAACGGTACGATCCAGATGCTGAGTATATTAAGAAATACGTTCCTGAGCTGCAAGATGCTGATCCAGAAGTAATCCATTCGTGGAACGAGTGTTCACTGACACAGCGGCGAAGAGCAGCCTCTGATTATCCAGACCCAATTGTCGATCACAGCGAACAACGAGAAAAAGCAATGCAGATGTTTAAACGGGCACGCGGAGACCTTGACGATTGA
- the sod gene encoding superoxide dismutase has protein sequence MSEYSNPELRELPYEYDALEPHISEQVLKWHHDTHHQGYVNGLAGAEETLAENREAGEFGGSGAAIRNVTHNGSGHYLHTLFWENMHPDGGGEPEGELRERIEEDFGSYEGWKGEFEAAAKAAGGWALLVYDPVSKQLRNLVVDKHDQGALWGSHPVLALDVWEHSYYYDYGPARGDFIDNFFEVVNWDHVAEQYQKALENHE, from the coding sequence ATGTCAGAGTATTCAAATCCAGAACTTCGTGAACTACCATACGAATATGATGCACTTGAGCCGCATATTTCCGAGCAGGTTCTAAAGTGGCATCACGACACCCACCATCAAGGATATGTGAATGGGTTAGCGGGAGCTGAGGAGACGCTTGCAGAAAACAGAGAAGCTGGTGAATTTGGTGGATCAGGCGCAGCAATCCGGAACGTTACCCACAACGGAAGCGGTCATTATCTCCACACGCTGTTCTGGGAGAATATGCATCCAGACGGTGGTGGTGAGCCTGAAGGAGAACTCCGAGAACGGATTGAAGAAGACTTTGGCTCATACGAAGGATGGAAAGGAGAATTTGAAGCAGCCGCCAAAGCGGCAGGTGGCTGGGCACTGTTGGTATATGACCCAGTATCGAAGCAGCTCCGAAACCTCGTTGTAGACAAACACGACCAGGGTGCTCTCTGGGGATCTCACCCGGTCTTGGCACTTGACGTTTGGGAGCACTCGTACTACTACGACTACGGACCTGCCCGTGGCGACTTTATCGATAACTTCTTTGAAGTCGTTAACTGGGACCATGTCGCCGAACAGTATCAGAAAGCTCTCGAAAATCACGAGTAA
- a CDS encoding phosphopentomutase/phosphoglucosamine mutase — MDLFGTAGIRGDVAETVTPELGVKVGRSVASEAEESTFVLGYDGRVTSQGLAAAVTAGLTSGGGTVYKVGEVPTPALAYASQGRHGVMITASHNPPEDNGIKLFADGVEYSEEQEHQIETRYKEGVDTATWENWGNTETEEILAEYRTQISQYVIDNVGKVKEITVAVGCGNGMAGHATPQVLSQIGAQPISLNANVDGRFPARESKPTPESLESFRAFVADRECDLGIAHDGDADRVVVVDQDGEVVHEDTILAILAAWYTGQSTAEDPVVVTTPNASSRVDEQVSEAGGRTERVALGKLHEGISRERADGTDETAIVFAGEPWKHIHPAFGGWIDGVVSAAMITALAGSEGGIKSLTDPVTERPYRKKSVPCPDEKKAKVMHRIEKTISDVFPDGRVKTEYGVRVTLPDESWILIRPSGTEPYIRVYGESESVDALIRRAESLIKEQIAEI; from the coding sequence ATGGACTTATTCGGGACCGCTGGGATTCGGGGAGATGTAGCGGAGACAGTAACACCTGAACTTGGGGTTAAGGTAGGACGGTCGGTTGCAAGTGAAGCAGAGGAGTCAACATTTGTACTTGGATATGATGGTCGAGTAACAAGCCAAGGATTAGCCGCTGCGGTTACTGCTGGGCTAACAAGCGGCGGCGGGACGGTGTACAAAGTTGGCGAAGTGCCAACACCAGCATTAGCATACGCTAGCCAAGGTAGACATGGAGTGATGATTACAGCAAGCCACAATCCGCCTGAAGATAATGGTATCAAATTGTTTGCAGACGGGGTTGAGTATAGTGAGGAGCAAGAGCACCAAATTGAAACACGGTATAAGGAGGGAGTTGATACGGCAACATGGGAAAACTGGGGTAATACGGAAACGGAAGAGATTCTGGCCGAGTATCGGACACAAATAAGTCAGTATGTGATTGACAATGTTGGGAAAGTTAAGGAGATAACAGTTGCAGTCGGGTGTGGGAACGGGATGGCGGGACATGCAACTCCACAGGTGCTGAGTCAAATTGGAGCACAGCCGATTTCCCTAAACGCTAACGTTGATGGACGATTTCCAGCACGAGAAAGTAAGCCAACGCCAGAGTCGCTTGAATCGTTTCGGGCATTTGTTGCTGATCGAGAATGTGATCTTGGTATCGCACATGACGGAGACGCAGATAGAGTGGTGGTTGTGGATCAGGATGGTGAAGTAGTACATGAAGATACAATTTTAGCAATTCTGGCAGCATGGTATACAGGTCAAAGTACAGCCGAAGATCCTGTTGTTGTGACAACTCCGAATGCATCAAGTCGGGTTGACGAACAAGTAAGCGAAGCAGGTGGACGGACAGAGCGAGTTGCGTTAGGGAAACTGCATGAAGGGATAAGCCGAGAACGGGCTGATGGAACGGACGAGACTGCAATTGTATTTGCCGGAGAGCCGTGGAAACATATCCATCCAGCATTTGGCGGCTGGATTGATGGCGTGGTTAGTGCAGCAATGATAACTGCTCTGGCAGGCAGTGAAGGCGGAATAAAATCCTTGACAGATCCAGTGACAGAGCGTCCATATAGGAAAAAAAGCGTTCCATGTCCGGACGAAAAGAAGGCGAAAGTTATGCATCGAATTGAAAAGACAATATCTGATGTATTCCCAGACGGACGTGTCAAAACAGAGTACGGAGTTCGGGTTACACTACCAGATGAGAGTTGGATACTGATCCGACCAAGTGGAACAGAGCCATACATTCGTGTATACGGAGAAAGTGAGTCAGTTGATGCGTTGATCCGGCGAGCTGAGTCGCTTATCAAAGAACAGATTGCTGAAATTTAG
- a CDS encoding nucleoside phosphorylase produces the protein MRDSEDPNTTEQYHLEVTPENVADRVLLPGNPERVEIIADQWDQYQEVANHREYRTLTGVHNGTDISVTSTGIGCPSTAIAVEELARVGVDSMIRVGSCGAVQSDIEPGDLVITTAAMRQEGTSKEYVPEEYPASADDRVVNALVTAAERLGYDYHTGVTLSTDSFYAGQGRPGYNGYQATDPEAFIDRLQQQNIANIEMEASTICTLGNIYGLQAGAVCTVYANRITGEFKVTGENRAAKVGSEAMNILETMEKRAAEAGTDRWHPGLGL, from the coding sequence ATGCGAGATAGCGAGGATCCAAATACAACAGAACAATATCATCTAGAGGTTACGCCAGAGAATGTTGCGGACCGTGTACTGTTGCCCGGAAATCCAGAGCGAGTGGAGATTATTGCTGACCAGTGGGATCAATATCAAGAGGTTGCAAATCACAGAGAATATCGAACACTAACAGGAGTCCATAACGGAACAGATATCTCTGTCACATCGACTGGAATCGGCTGTCCGTCGACAGCAATTGCAGTTGAAGAATTGGCTCGTGTGGGAGTAGATTCAATGATCCGAGTTGGATCATGTGGCGCTGTACAATCAGACATTGAGCCAGGAGATCTTGTCATTACAACGGCCGCAATGCGACAAGAGGGGACAAGTAAAGAATACGTTCCAGAAGAATACCCAGCAAGTGCTGATGATCGCGTCGTGAATGCCCTTGTGACTGCTGCGGAGCGACTTGGATATGACTATCATACCGGAGTGACACTAAGCACAGACAGTTTCTATGCCGGACAGGGCCGTCCAGGATACAATGGCTATCAGGCAACTGATCCAGAAGCATTTATTGACCGTCTACAGCAGCAAAACATAGCAAACATCGAGATGGAGGCGAGCACAATCTGCACACTTGGAAATATATATGGGCTGCAAGCAGGTGCAGTATGTACAGTATATGCTAACCGGATTACAGGCGAGTTCAAAGTAACAGGAGAGAACAGGGCGGCAAAAGTTGGCTCAGAAGCGATGAACATTCTTGAAACAATGGAAAAAAGAGCGGCAGAAGCCGGTACAGACCGGTGGCATCCAGGATTAGGGCTTTGA